The Kordia sp. SMS9 DNA window TGAAGTGCTATCTGGTTTTGGAAGAACTGGAAAAAACTTTGGATTTGAAAACTTTGACGTTGTCCCAGATATCTTGGCTTTAGGAAAAGGAATTAGCGGAGGATATTTTCCACTTTCAGCAGTCGTAGCTTCTGAAAAAATAGTGGCGCCTTTGGTAAAGGAAAATAGTGCGTTTTTGGGAGGACATACGTTTTCATGCAATCCACTAGGAGCAGCTGTAGGAAGTAAAGTCATAGACATATTTAAAGAAGAACAACTTTCTCAAAACAGTAATGAAATGGGAAAACTATTGCGAGCTGGCTTACAAAAACTTTCGCAAAAACATGAAATCATAGGAGATGTTAGAGGTCTTGGCTTACAATGTGGAATAGAACTCGTCAAAAATAGAAACACAAAAGAAGCATTTCCTGCGGCTTTAAATCTAAGTCGAAAAATTGGAGATATCTCTTTACAAAATGGAGTTGTCTTATATCCCGGAAAAGGTTCTGTTGATGGCGTTCAAGGCGATCACATTCTCATATCTCCACCATTGACAATCAATCAAAATCATGTGCATGAAATCCTAGCTTCCATTGAGTATAGTATTGAAAAAGCAATGGCAAATATTACAACAAAATAAAAAACATAGTAGCAATCAAACTACATACAACAAAAAATACATTTTTGAATGATTCATTTTTTAAATACAATAGCAGACGAAGGCATCTACATAAAATTTGTGGATAACAAACTCAAAATTCTAACTGAAAATGAAGGGATCAATGCGGAAACATTACAAGCTATAAAAGAAAAAAAGGAAGAATTAATTACCTATTTTCAAGAAAAAGAAAAAATTACTTCTAGTATTGAAAATAGTGCAGAAATTCCAGCAATTGCACACAAAGAAAATTACGAATTATCCTCTGCGCAAAGACGATTGTGGTATTTATGTCAGGTTGAAGAAACCTCTGTGTCGTACAACATGCCGTTTCAAATAAAATTGCATAAAAACTACAACATTGTAAATTTTAAAAAAGCAATCAAAGCCACTATAGCGCGACATGAAATATTGCGAACAATATTTAAACCAGATGGCAATGGAGTTATAAAGCAATGGATTATTCCTGCGGATGAATTCAACTTTGAAGTCAACTATGTAGATGTCAGAACTACGGTAGCAAAAGAAGAAATTATCCAAAAGTACATTCAAGAAGATACCAATACAACTTTCGATCTTAGTAAAGGGCCATTATTAACAGCCGCTTTATATCATGTAGATGAAAACGAATATGTTTTTTACTACAATATGCATCATATCATAAGTGATGGATGGTCGCTTAATGTGTTGGCAAATGATACGATTCAATTTTATGAAGCAATTGAAAACGGAAAAACTGCGGAATTACCAAAATTAAACATTCAATACAAAGACTACGCTGTATGGCAAAAAAACCAAGTGGAAAGCGAATCGTATAAAAACCATAAAGATTTTTGGTCAACAACTTTGCAAGGAACACTTCCCACATTAAACCTTCCTACCAATAAAAAACGTCCTAAACTAAAAACCACAAAAGGACGTACGTTTAGTGCTTACATTTCGCCATCAAATACTTCGTTATTAAAATCCTTTATTCAGGAACAAGGTGGAAGTATGTATATGAGTTTGTTGAGTATATGGAATATTTTATGCTATAAATATACAGGACAAAAAGATATCATTATTGGAACTCCAATAGCGGGAAGAGACCATGCAGATTTAGAACATCAAATAGGGTTTTATGTCAATACACTAGCCTTGCGAAATCAAGTAAACCCAAATGATACCTTTGCAGAAGCGTATCAAAAAATAAAACAAACAACGCTACAAGCATACAAACATCAAACCTATCCTTTTGATCTTTTGGTAGCCGATTTGAATCTAAAATATGATACAAGTCGCAGTGCATTATTTGATGTATTATTTGTATTTCAAAATGCCACAGAAAAGCTTATTGATACAACAAAAACAGCAGAAGACTCACATCAAATTGTAGAATTGGCACAAAATCAATCGAAATTCGATATCGAAATTGCATTCAGTGAAGTCAATGACTTTTTACAATTTACACTAACCTACAATACAGATGTATACAATGAATGGATGATTAAAAATTTAATGCAACACTTTCAACAACTAGTAGGCGCAGTATTGAAAAATCCATCACAAAAAATAATACATGTCGACTATCTTAATGAAGAGGAAAAACAGAAAATAGCACAGATTTCACAAGGAACAAAAGTTCCCCAATCAACAACCGAAACCGTAGTCAATATATTTAAAAAACAAGTTCAAAAAACGCCAAATGCTATTGCTTTACAGGCAGGAAACAATACTTATACCTACAAAGAATTAGCGCAATTATCAAGTCAGTTAGGTCATTATTTAAAAGAAACGTACGATGTAAAGTCAAATGATTTAATTGGAATCTTACAAGGGAGAAACGAATGGTTAATCATTGCTATTCTTGGAATCCTAAAATCTGGTGCTGCGTATGTGCCTATAAATCCTACGGAACCCAAAGAACGCCGCGATCATATAATTGAAGATAGTAACTGTAAACTTGTTATTGACGATCATATTATTGAAAACTTTCTCTCAAAAAAAGAACAATATCAAATTACATTTGAAGCAGCAAATATCACTCCTTCAAACACAGCGTATGTCATTTACACTTCGGGTTCCACAGGAAAGCCAAAAGGTGTCATTATTCAACACAAAGCATTGCTAAACTATATACAATGGAGCATTAAAACGTATAAATTTAGTACAAATGATACTGTTGGTAAATACCTAAACATCGCATTTGATGCTTCCGTTGAAGAAATTTATCCAAGCATACTTTCGGGAGCTACTTTGCATATACTACCAGAAGAAATCTTAGTCGATATGCCAAAGCTTCACCAATACATCAACAATACTGGCATTACAGTAATGGTATTGCCCGCGATGATTACGGAACGCTTTTTTGAAATAGAAAATACAACAGTACGCTTGTTGATTTCTGGTGGAGACAAGCTGAAAAACTTTAGCAAAAAACCATATCAAGTACACAATCATTACGGACCTACAGAAACTACTGTAACCTGTCTGTCTCATCATGTGACCGCAGAAGACGAAAACATACCCATAGGAAAACCAATTGACAATGTAGCTGTTTACATATTAGATGACATTCAAAACTTTGTGCCTACCGGAGTTGCAGGTGAAATACATGTGTCTGGTAACGGTTTGGCATTAGGATATTTACACCAACCAGAATTAACAAACAAAAAGTTTATTGTGAACCCTTTTGATGCGACTACAAAACTATACAAAACAGGAGATTTAGGAAGAAGACTGCCCAATGGAAATATAGAATACTTAGGAAGAATAGACAATCAAGTAAAAATTAGAGGGTATCGAATAGAGCTGAATGAAATTGAAAATGCATTACAAGCCTATGAAACCATCAAAGAAGCCACGGTTATAATAAAAACCATGGAAACCAACGAAAAAATAATAGTGGGTTACATTACTTCCGATACGCAACAAAACGGCGGCAATATAAAGAAATTCTTAAAAACGGTACTTCCTGAGTACATGATACCTACCTATTTTGTGCAATTGCCTGAAATGCTAATAAATGCTAATGGTAAAATAGACAAAAATGCACTGGCAAATAATGAAGATGAAAAACTTACAAACAATGATGTATACGTAAAACCTACGAATGAAAAAGAAATAAAAATCATCAATATCATTTCGCAAGTATTAGAACTTGATAAAAATACTATAGGAATACATGACAACTTCTTCGATTTAGGAGCAAACTCAATAAAACTGGTTGAAATACAAAACTTGATGAACAAAGAATTAAATACATCACTCAAGGCAGTAACGCTTTTCAGTTATCCAAATGTGTTTGAATTAGCACAGTACTTATCAAAAACGAATGCACAAGTACACACGGAAGAATTTGAAGATGAAGTTGATATCTCAGATGAATTAGATGAGATTCTTGATTTTATGGATGAATAAAAATATAAAGATGAAACTAAGAAAAAAAGACATCGCTATTGTTGGAATTTCAGGGAAATTTCCAAAATCAGAAAACATTCAACAATTCTGGAACAACATAGCAAACGGAGAAGAATTAATTCATTTTTATGAAAATGAAGCACTGGAAGATCTAGATTTGAATCAAGATCAAATTGAAGATGATACCTATATAAAAGCGACTTCATTTATAGAAGATTCTGGTAGTTTTGACTATGCTTTTTTTGGATATACCAAAGAAGAAGCTGCACTGATGGACCCGCAAATTAGGATACTTCATGAGCAAATTTGGACAGCTTTAGAAGACGCTGGATACAATCCGTTAACATATCTCAAAAAAATTGGACTCTACGTATCTGCTAGTGACAATATCAATTGGAGAGCTCATGTACTCATGAATCCAAGTGATAAAGTAAGTCCATTTTACACAGAACAAATATCCAACATCAAATTCAGCAGTACGCTAATTTCATATTGTTTAAACTTAAAAGGACCAAGTTACTATCTAGATACTGCATGTTCTAGTTCGTTAGTCAACATACACATTGCATGTAGAAACTTATTACTGAAAGAATGTGCCATGGCTGTTGCTGCAGGCGTAAGTATCAATACCACAACCGATATTGGCTATCAATACCAAGAAGGCATGATTTTATCCAAAGATGGTCATTGCAAAACTTTTGACAAAGATGCTTCCGGTACCATAAGTGGTGAAGGAGTTGGTGTGGTTGTATTAAAACGTATGGAAGATGCTGTAAATGATGGCGACCATATATACGGAATCATCAGAGGAACTGCTGTCAACAAT harbors:
- a CDS encoding non-ribosomal peptide synthetase codes for the protein MIHFLNTIADEGIYIKFVDNKLKILTENEGINAETLQAIKEKKEELITYFQEKEKITSSIENSAEIPAIAHKENYELSSAQRRLWYLCQVEETSVSYNMPFQIKLHKNYNIVNFKKAIKATIARHEILRTIFKPDGNGVIKQWIIPADEFNFEVNYVDVRTTVAKEEIIQKYIQEDTNTTFDLSKGPLLTAALYHVDENEYVFYYNMHHIISDGWSLNVLANDTIQFYEAIENGKTAELPKLNIQYKDYAVWQKNQVESESYKNHKDFWSTTLQGTLPTLNLPTNKKRPKLKTTKGRTFSAYISPSNTSLLKSFIQEQGGSMYMSLLSIWNILCYKYTGQKDIIIGTPIAGRDHADLEHQIGFYVNTLALRNQVNPNDTFAEAYQKIKQTTLQAYKHQTYPFDLLVADLNLKYDTSRSALFDVLFVFQNATEKLIDTTKTAEDSHQIVELAQNQSKFDIEIAFSEVNDFLQFTLTYNTDVYNEWMIKNLMQHFQQLVGAVLKNPSQKIIHVDYLNEEEKQKIAQISQGTKVPQSTTETVVNIFKKQVQKTPNAIALQAGNNTYTYKELAQLSSQLGHYLKETYDVKSNDLIGILQGRNEWLIIAILGILKSGAAYVPINPTEPKERRDHIIEDSNCKLVIDDHIIENFLSKKEQYQITFEAANITPSNTAYVIYTSGSTGKPKGVIIQHKALLNYIQWSIKTYKFSTNDTVGKYLNIAFDASVEEIYPSILSGATLHILPEEILVDMPKLHQYINNTGITVMVLPAMITERFFEIENTTVRLLISGGDKLKNFSKKPYQVHNHYGPTETTVTCLSHHVTAEDENIPIGKPIDNVAVYILDDIQNFVPTGVAGEIHVSGNGLALGYLHQPELTNKKFIVNPFDATTKLYKTGDLGRRLPNGNIEYLGRIDNQVKIRGYRIELNEIENALQAYETIKEATVIIKTMETNEKIIVGYITSDTQQNGGNIKKFLKTVLPEYMIPTYFVQLPEMLINANGKIDKNALANNEDEKLTNNDVYVKPTNEKEIKIINIISQVLELDKNTIGIHDNFFDLGANSIKLVEIQNLMNKELNTSLKAVTLFSYPNVFELAQYLSKTNAQVHTEEFEDEVDISDELDEILDFMDE